A genomic stretch from Lathyrus oleraceus cultivar Zhongwan6 chromosome 2, CAAS_Psat_ZW6_1.0, whole genome shotgun sequence includes:
- the LOC127120012 gene encoding probable serine/threonine-protein kinase PIX13, translated as MGLCFASLNILHTSGSNERAKKDSSSSCNKSKVWEMGNSESGKLLELSNLKVFSYGDLKIATKSFKSDALLGEGGFGKVYKGWLNAETLAPVKAGSGMMVAIKKMKPDSLQGVQEWQSEINFLGSISHPNLVKLLGYCSENDELLLVYEFMPRGSLESHLFRRNTNREQLSWKTRLEIAIDAARGLAFLHSSEKQVIYRDFKASNILLDGNYNAKISDFGLAKFGPSEGDSHVTTRIMGTFGYVAPEYIASGHLYVKSDVYGFGVVLLEMLTGLQVLDTERPTGKQNLVEWIKPSLTDERMLKSSIMDCRLEGQYSPKAALETAKIILKCLESDPKKRPSMNDILEKLESIKAMKDGRKIIL; from the exons ATGGGTCTTTGTTTCGCATCCCTCAACATCCTTCACACTTCAGGGAGCAATGAGAGAGCTAAGAaagattcatcatcatcatgtaataAGAGTAAAGTTTGGGAGATGGGAAATAGTGAAAGTGGAAAACTTCTAGAACTATCAAACTTGAAGGTGTTTAGCTATGGAGATTTGAAAATAGCAACAAAGAGTTTCAAATCAGATGCTTTGCTTGGGGAAGGTGGTTTTGGAAAAGTGTATAAAGGTTGGTTAAACGCTGAAACACTCGCTCCTGTCAAAGCTGGTTCAGGAATGATGGTGGCTATCAAGAAAATGAAACCTGATAGTTTGCAAGGTGTTCAAGAATGGCAG TCAGAAATCAACTTTTTAGGAAGCATTTCTCATCCCAACTTGGTCAAGCTTCTTGGTTATTGTAGCGAGAATGATGAACTTCTCTTGGTGTATGAGTTTATGCCAAGGGGAAGCTTGGAAAGCCATCTATTTAGAA GAAATACCAACAGAGAGCAACTTTCTTGGAAAACTCGACTCGAAATAGCTATTGATGCAGCTAGAGGTTTGGCTTTCTTGCACTCTTCAGAAAAGCAAGTCATATATAGAGATTTCAAGGCTTCTAATATACTTCTTGATGGG AATTACAATGCAAAGATTTCAGATTTTGGGTTGGCTAAATTTGGGCCATCAGAGGGAGATTCACATGTGACTACTAGGATCATGGGCACATTTGGTTATGTTGCCCCGGAATACATTGCATCAG GTCATTTGTATGTGAAGAGTGATGTTTATGGATTTGGTGTAGTGCTACTTGAAATGCTGACAGGTTTGCAAGTACTTGACACAGAAAGGCCTACGGGGAAACAAAATCTGGTTGAATGGATTAAGCCTTCTCTAACAGATGAAAGAATGTTGAAAAGTAGCATAATGGATTGTAGGTTAGAGGGTCAGTACTCACCAAAGGCAGCATTAGAAACAGCTAAGATTATTCTTAAATGCCTTGAATCTGACCCTAAGAAACGTCCTTCTATGAATGATATTTTGGAGAAATTGGAAAGTATAAAAGCTATGAAGGATGGAAGGAAGATTATTCTCTGA